GTATTAATACATTCCCTATGCCAAATCCCCACGATAACTCCTTGTGAAGACTGTTACTCAATTTTGCCAACAGGAAGACTGTGTCTCAATACGGCCGAGTAACTGGTCCACCGCTGGTAAGTTAGCACAGCTAAGATATAGCTAAATTGATTGATGGAACCCCTCCCTTCAGCCTTCCTTTGTCATGAGGATTATAAAAATACCTAAGCACAGGcctttgtaagaattaaatgagaccaTGTCTGCAAAAGTGCCAGGGACCCCATAGACGCTGTTTCTATATTTGTCTAGCACAATGGTTCTCAACTGGCAGCCATCTTGCCCCTCAGGGGACACGTGGTAATGGGGATGTTCTTGTCACTACTAGGGGAGTGTCATTgttatctagtgggtagaggccagggatgcgcTAAACATTCTACTATGCACAGGACAGCCTGCATAGCAATGAATTATCTTGAACAAAATGTCAATAGCAGTGAGGTTGAGAACCCCTGCTGGTAGCATAATGCAGGGGACTGGGGATCCTACACACTAGCAAAGCACAGCAGGTCTTGCTGTTCGGATACTTGTAGATCTGGATCTTGGGCCCATTACTTGATTTCAACAAGTTATTTAACAAGTGTGAGCCTCTCTTTTCAAACGGGGATAAgaatagcacctacctcatggCACCGTTAAGGAGCTCAGTGCAAGCACAGGGAAACACACAGTGTTGGTATTATCACTGTTAATGAAAGGCATGGAAAagtcctgggagagagagaacctgttTTACTGAACTGggtacaaaaagaaagaagaaattaagaaagaaacattGCAGTGCCTGCTACGGCCTTAGTAATCGTCACAGGGTTGTTAACATTTTCCTCCTGTGAAATTCTACCCTGGGTAATACTCATCATAAAGTAGTTCAGAGAAATTAAACGactgttgaataatattctgctAACACAATGGAATTAGTCACTTTTTATCACTTTGAAAGAAATCCGATAGACACCAAGTTTCTGGAGTTGAAAAAGTTCTCTTATCATTAACAAGACTCATTGCTCTATTTCCTGTGGCGCTATCTTAAGAAAGGTTTTATTCAGAATAAAGAGACTCAGTAATACCACTTAAAGTTGTCTGCCATGTCTTGATACCCATTAGTTTCTTGACAAATTCCTTTCTGAAAATGTCACAGCACTTTTGACTTGTACAAACATTAATCTGGATTTTAACATCTTTTGCAGTAACACGGGGGTTTCTACTTTCTCACGTGTAGGTATTCTTAGAATCTGCCTTGAACCGAGGCAGCTCTTTGCAATGTCATTAATCAGTAAATGACATCTCCTTACACATCCTGAATGTTGGTCTTCATGCATTTTCATGGCAGGTCTGCAGAACTAAAgggctccctcctttctttccagctgctccctccccacccagtctttccttctctgcccctcaacCACACCGATGACGTCATCTGTTCTCTCTGCCACATTATGGCTGGTTAAAACATTTATCTGacttttcccccaaatctctCTCAGATAACAGATCGGACTCTTCCGGGCCCTTCAGATTCCATTCATCAACCCTGCTATTTAGGGAATAAATACTCCTTAGGAAACTCATACCCTCACCATTCCCTTCCACGGAGAGAGTGTGAGTATAGGGAGTGAGGACACACAGGGAGGCAGAAACCAAGcaagggggtgtggggtggggagtggaacaGAAGGAGAAAGGGTAGATAGCATTTACAGCTTGTAAGGGAAAGGGCAATCACCAGGCATAGGCCAAAAAAGAGCATGAGACTCAAAATCCTAATGGCTTCCATCTGtataaactattgatacatgtatataaaatatggataCCTGCAAAACCAATGAAGCAGCCCTAAGGAGTTTTATATATTTCCCCTCTGAACTACCCAACAACCTATAAAGAAGAGATAAGAGAAGGAATATTATCCCCTTCCTCTCAAATAAGGAAATTTAGATACAAAGATGTTGTAACTTGCCCAGTGCCACCTTAGCAAAGTAGCTGAAGAacgggaaaaggagagaaatggacCCCCAGGTTTGCCAAATTTAAGCCTCCTACATAAAGAAAagctgacagaaaaaaatatcaagagaGAGCAACAGGAGAccatagaaagagaaggaaagtaagCAACAGCACTGGTGAGAGTGGAAAGAAATAGAAGTATGagatggaagaggaagggagCAGAAAACACTGAGGAGTGTCAGAGAAGAGTCGCACACACAAGGATCAGCGCACAGGAGGTCAGCAGTGGGCCACTGACCTCCTGTCCTCAATACCACTCTCACCTCGCAAGGCAAGGAGACCATACCGAAAACCGTCCTCTAAGAAAACACCCCAATCAATAACGTATCTTCGCTCCAGTCTTTTCAAGAGGCTTTAATTCATAATGCActcaaaagggaaggaaagggaggaaccAGCGCACTGTTTGGATGGGGCAATTACACTGAACACACTGACCTTTTGCTGAAAAGTTGTAGAAGGGTCAGGTGGCTACAGAAGCCACCCCTCGTCCCTtccaccatccccaccccattccccaaAGCCCGGCGTGGCTTCTTGCTTGTCTGGTCCAGTAAGAACCTACCAACGGCTtttttcggttttttttttttaacacttgagGCTGTGATTAAAACAACCCCCCaactcctcttcatttttttcttaagtttcttttattaattgaatattttaaaatcccgTTTCATCTCCACGTGCACTTTCCTGTCGTTCTTAGGCTTAGGAGAAACCCGGAGGCGGGAGCTCCCCACAGCAGTCGCAAACAGGCAACGGTACCTCTCCCTCAGTCCCGGtgcgccccctcctccccgggcGCCCCTTCCCAAACCCCGTCCGGTCTCCAGAGGCTGGAGTAAGCCGTGCGGCTGTAGCCCGCGCTGTAATCGTAGGACACCTGATgcggcggcggtggcgggggCAGTGCGCAGTCTGAGAAGAAGGGGGCGAAAGACGCCAAAAGGCCGGGCGCGTCCTCTCCGCCGGGAGAGTCCGCCGCAGAAGGGTACAGGGAGCGCAAGGGCTCGTTCAAGGTCAAGCCGCCGCGGGGGGCGGCCAGGGGCGGCTTCTTGGTCGGGGGGCAGCCCGGGGCGCTCCAGGACTCGGAGTACAGTAGGCTCCCCACCATCGCGGGTGGCGGCTCAAACAGACCGGGCTCCAGCTCCGGGGGGCCCCGCAGGACGGCGGCTCCCGTGGGAAACACATCGAGAGGCTCCGCGGCGAGCAAGACACTCGCCTCGGTGCCGGCGCCGTAGTCCGGCCCCAGCAGCTCGAAGAACTCCACGGCTTCCGCGCCCTTCTCCAAGTCGCCCAAGCTCACGCCGGGCCCCGACGGTCCGCAGCCACCGCCTCCCGCCCGGGACGGCTCGGTGAAGAAGGACGGCGGCAGGTTGCGGGCCCGCAACGGGACCTTCCTGGCGCCGGGGACGGCCGTACCTCCCGCGGGGCCGGCCGCGTCCCCTCCCGAGCCCCCAGCGCCCGCTCCACCGAGCCCGGCCACGGGCGCCGCCACCGAACCCCTGGCCCGCTCGTCGCCCCCGGGGACGTGGCGCAGCGAGTCGAAGAGTGCGGCCAGGCTCCGGCTCTGCAGGCTGGCGGCCGCCGCGGCCTGCGACGCCTCCCGCCGGGGGGCAGCCTTGCCATGGGGCGGGACCGCGACGGTGTGGGCGCCGGGGGCGGCTAGGGGCCGCTTGGCCGGCGCGTCCGCTGCACCTGGAGAGGGCGGACCGGGGGGCGCGGCGCCCATGAGGCCGCTGCAGCGCTTGATCTGCTTCTGCAGGTACTTGCGGTGGTTCACCTTCCGCTTCGACTTGCCGGGCTTGTCCAATGCCAGCTTGATGTTGCTGGACGCCGAGTCGATGAAGCTGAGCAGGTCGCGGGTGGCCTCGCGCACGTCCCCGCCCTCGGCGCCGGCCAGCAGCGCGCCCGCTGGTGTCCCGGTCTCATCATCCTCGAAACAGCAGCCCTTGTCCAGGGCTCCGAAGGCGCCCCCCAGCCCGTCCGGGGAGCCCCCGAAGCCGAAGGGGACGAAGGGGTGCGTACTGAGGAGCGCCGCCTGCACCGCCATCGCCGCGACTCCCAGGCGGCCCGCCGCGCGGCTGGTGCGCCCCTGGCCGATTCCCGCCCGCGACCCAGGCCCGGCTCCCGCCCTGGCGCGGCGCGCGCGGCGCAGCCTCCTCGCTCGGGGCCGGGCTCGCTGCTCGGCCTCGCGGGGGAGCTCATTAGGTCTTGTAAgcgaggggcggagggagggagcGCAAGGCTACCGCCCCGGTGGCGAAGGGGAGGGGCTTACTTAGCCAGGCcgggggcgtgggggggtgggagggagggcgtTTTTCCAGCTTTCAGGGCTTTCTCAAGCTCATCACTTTAACCCCTTCGTTTCCCTGCGGCGTTTCTATTGGCTAGCTGCAGCAGCACGAGGCGAGGATAAGATGGCCTGGCCTCAAACTCCAGCCCCTGTACCATCACGCTCTGGCGCGGGAGACTCTCCCTGAGGCTGAGAAGGCGAGAGTCCAAAGAGGTGGGTTCAGCCCCCTGCTCTGGTAACAATAATAGCCACCAGGTATTGGGGGCTTGCTTATGCCAGGCGCTGTGTGTACATTATCACATTTCATTTTTGAACAATATCCCTTATTAATAATAAGTGCATATTATTATCACCATCTAACAAATGAAGCAGCAGCCTCAGAGGGGTTCGGTGAGTTGCCCTAAGCCATATTCAGTCCAGTTCAACTCCAAAGCCATTCCTAAGTCCTTGACAGAATTTGTGCTTTGACTTGGCCCCTTCCTCTTCATCTATATGATGAGAGAAGGCAACTAATGTGTCTTCAAGCTATAGACCTGCTCCTAAGGCTCTAATTGGAGTTTCCACAGGACTCTCAAGACCGGTAATCCTTCTTCTACCCTATTTCTATTATACTCTTCTTTCTATTGTTAGAAATAACAATTAGCTTATAGTAAACTGAGGCAAGCACTGGGCCTATCTTTTAGTATTGtagagagacagcaggaggcaAAGGAGAATGGAGTCACTACCCTAAGCCAGCTGGTGCTTGAGAGAGAAccctgtgtgtgtataaaacttaCAGCATCTTAGGACAAAATATGGATGGGAACCTCTCCCCTACTTGTCATGCCATTTAAGTTGTCCTTCTGGAACTTCTGTTGCATTTCAAGGATCACCCTGAAGTTCACTTGGATCCGGTTTCACCTGGGCGATCCTCTTGGGATAGAAAAAATGAGCAATATTGTAGACCACGGAAGATGATTCAGAGAAGACGTGTCTGTTCCCCATTCTGTCTTAGCTCCACCACTCAGTAGCTCTGTGATTTGGGTTAAAATCCATATTCTGATAAATACATGGCTTTGGCCAAACCAGCCAACCTCTCTCTGCCTTAATTTACTCACATTAAATGCAAGTAAGGGTCGCCCACCTTATGGGCACCTGTCATATTTAAAGGAAACATCCTGTGAAAAATCCTTATCTGTTGACTCTTGCATACCCTGTGATGAGTATTCACCCTTATTTCTCTAAAACACAAGAAGGTGACTATATTCCCTTATGTCTTTTCTGTCACAGGGTGTTcatgaggattcagtgagatcaCATATATGAACACACAGTGATAGAAAAGACATATAAGGTGTGTGATAAAGTGTTCTCTAAATAAGTTATgataggggcgccagggtggctcagtcggttaagtgactgactcttgatttcagctcaggtcatgatctcaggattgtgagattgagctcccccctcagcagggagtctgcttgagattctctctctccctttccctctgcccctcacccccaaataaatgaataaatctttaaaaataaacaagtaagtaaGTTATGATAGTTTAGATGCAGAGTCTGCCTCAGGGAGATGCACACCATCTCTTATAAAACTCTTTTCTTTAAGCCTCATTTTTCAGGATGTAGCAAAATGATTTTTGAGCACCCTGAAGGCACAGACTTATCAAAGAAGAGAACCCAGATGAGCACTCTCCATTTAGGAGATGAAGTAGACACTTCCTAAGCCAACATAGCTgaatcaaactttttattttttttaattaaggtggCTCAATTATAATGTACCTTTCATTAGAGTTACACACAGGATTTTGTCTTCAATCACTGGACTATCTGTTTTACTCTTGGTGACATTTGCACTAAGAAAATTGTGTGAGCCTGTTACTGAGTTGTGTTTCTCACCTGTCAGATGTGGATGTCAGCactttccttcccctttttgACAGGACCATTCCATAGGCCTCCATGTCTGGCAGCTAAGAGCACTCTTTTTTTCACCTTCTTTTAACTGAGCAGGTCTTACAAATCCCCAGACACAGATTGCATAGGACTTTACATTTAATTGTTATCTTTAGTCTGAAAAATCTCTCTTAATCTGCAGAGAGTTAACTAAGCCCTAACATAatcatattcaaaataaatagaatattaaggGTGTCATATGTAAAAGTCTCTTCATTTCCAGACCTTTGGAGTTTTAAGCTCAGAGTTGTTTTGGAGTTAGATGAGGACAGGTTCAAATTCTGGCCTTTCACTTGCTAGTGGGTTCTTGGACAAGTCAGTTCATCTTCCCaaggctcagtttccttatctgaaaaatgggaatggtTATAACTGTTCTCAGAGTCTTTGTGAGAATTACATGACATAACAGGCAAATAATACCTCTGAGtcttacttttctcatctgtacaataaAGATAATTTCAACTCCTCAAAGATTTTGTGAGTTGGTGCATATGAAAGTTCCTGGCATGAAATAGGGGCTCAACAAATATCCATGTTCTTGATTCCTTAGGCCTCACCAGTTCCTTACCAACACATCACTCTATAAAATCAGCATCATCTGTCCTTTCCCCCAACAAAGTGACTATTTTCAAATGCAAGAGAGCAGCTCCACTTGAAGGCTGTAGAAACTTAGAAAAAGGCAATCTAATGTAGCAGAGGGAGAGCTAAAATTAGAGCCTGAGATGAAGACTGGAGTCCAATCCTGCCTTTTATTATCCAACTGATTATAGAAAAGCCCAATGTTTCCATCTATAATATGGGAATAACAGTGTGAACCTATTTGATAAGGCTATTGTGAAAATCAATGAGCTAATGCAAGAGGAAGTTCTTTGTCAACCATAAAGctctctatatacatacatataagaTATTCATGGCTTAGAAATCCTGTAGCCTGATTCACAAAATTGATCCTTATACATAAAATATCCATCTAGTCACTTATTCATTCAGACATTATTGACACCAACAGTATTGGAGCTAGGACTGGGAAATACAGAGATAAGAAGCCATGATCTCTATCTTTCCTGATGGAAAGACAGACATGCAAACAAGTCATTATAATACAATGCAGTACACGCCTCAGTGGAAGTAACTTAAAGGTGCAATAATTGATGGGATCAGAGGACCCTCAGGTCTGCTCAGAAATGGCAGGGAAGCCTGCATAGGCAGGTAGCATCTGAGCTAAGATTTAAATGATGCATTCGAGTGTACCGAGCAAGCAAGCCATATCTGTGGGAACAGCCTGGGCAGAGGCATGGTCATATGAAAGTAAGGGTATTTATGGAAAACTACAGATAATAAGGCAACAAAGAACAACTTGTACTTGAAATAACTAGTACCTGAGGCCAAAATAAATCCTTAGAGCTTCCAATATCCAACTAAATTGTACATGGAGACCCCACCTCATGGTCTCAGATGCTTTCCCCCTTGATCTACTTTCCTTTGGGGAAGAGCTCTATCTGGGGTGAAATTAGTTTCAGTAGTCAGTGGCCAGCTCCTGCCAGGCCCATCGGCCCCTCCTCCTACACCCTGAGTGAGCACACTCACTTGAATGACTTCAACATCAATACATTTCACATCCTATGGGGCAGAGGGACCCAGCTCCAGCCTGCACGAGGGCCTCTCTGCACAGCTTCAAACTAGAGCTCTTTTGCCCCAGTGATACCTAATGCTAAGCAAGTGGGATTAGTCTCCTTGGGAACCAAGCCCCCCAGGGGCTCAAGGGCTGAACTGCCCCAAACCGTTTGGGAGAATTGAGATTTCATATTGTTCTTTTACACTTGGATTTCAGGACATTACTTAGACAAAAGCCCACCTGAGAGCGGCCTCCTTTCTTGTGGGTAAATATAGCAGCAGGATCAAGAgctgacttacttattttgttttcctctttgtaaCTTTAATCATACTCCCTGCAGGACAATCTTAGTCCTCAGAGATGTCAGGAATGCACattcataaagggaaaaataattatgcatctctctctcttccccccataCCAATTTCCCATAGCTATTTTTGAaacctcaaataaaataaatcaattccTCAGTTTCACCACACTATTTATTAAGTATCATTTTCATCATGAAATAACATTACCTCACAAACTGTGCACACCCAAAAAcgtatttcttgttttcttcctcatCCTTTCCTCCTGCAAACCACATTCTACTAACACTAGATCTTAATGTCCCTCTTAAAATATTAGATGTTTTTCTGGTTATCTATAATTGTAGAGCAAACTACTCCTAAACTGTGTAGCTAAAAACAAACgacattttattatatctcaCCATATTATAGATTAGTAATTTGAGCAATACTTGGCTGAGTAATCCTTCTGGTCCATTCCACATCGACTATGGTTGGTCTGGAGGATCCAAGACGGTGTCATTCATATGACTGCACCTGGGCCTATATATTCTGGCCTCTGTAACATACCGATCTAAGAGTACTCAGACTTCCTACGTGGAGGCTCAGGAATCCCAGAGACAGTGCTGCAAGTGGCCCCATCTGGCAACTCCCAGGCTTCTTATGAAATAGTCCCAGAATTCCCAGGATGTCATTTTCACTACATTCTACTGGTCAAGCAAGTCACTAAAGCCAgctcagattcaaggggagggaaatTAGAATCCAACCCTCAATGGAAGAAATAGCAAAGAATTGGTTTGGTACATCTCTTGATCTCTTTTAATCTATATTGCCTCCATTTTTGTGTGTTCTCTGCAATTGGTTTATTGAAGAAACTAGTCATTGCCTTGTCATCTTTTCCACATTCTGAACTTGGTTAGTTGCATCCACCTCCACAGTGTCATTTAACATGTTTCTCTGGCTCGTTTCCTGTAAATGGGAAGTAGATGTAGAGTCTTGATCAGATTCATGTTCTATCTTATGCTGtagtgtgcatgcacacacacatgcgcacacacacactatagAATATATGCTACAATATGTATAATACTTTCATAATAACAATGCCAATATTTTTACTAATAATGTAATTACTACAAacaattctttctctttccttctttttttttttttttctgccatccTTTTGTCCTCCAAACATCCCACTAGTGAGGAACAGTCCAATTACTACATTTTAAATTCACTTCAAAAATCCTatgtgggttaagcggctgccttcagctcaggtcaggatcccagggtcctgggatcgagtcccacatcaggctccttgctcagcggggagcctgcttctccctctgcccctgctgctccccctgcttgtgctctctctctgacaaataaataaaatctttttaaaaaaatcctatgtGGTTATGCCACCAATTCAACAAAAAGGTAGGTTCacttgttttactttgttttatataaaattgctttataaatctttaattttgttttataatctttaaaaatttacatgGTTTCAAAGTTACAACTACACCACAAGACATATTCAGGAAGGGCTAGCTTCCATTGTAGCCCCTCTACCCtattttctcccctcttcctataagtaattgttgttgttttgtttgggttcAGTCTTATTCTTTGTtagataatcatatttttattatacatgCTTTCCtctaccttgttttttttttaagattttatttatttatttatttgagagagagacagttagTGACATCtcgagatagtgagagagagcacaagcagggaggagagggaaaagcaggctcccgttgagcagggagcccaactcggggcttgatcccaggactccaggatcaagacctgagctgaaggcagacacttaaccttgagccacccgggcacccctcctctaccttgttttttttcacttaacaataatatatcttcattcattttcttttatagttgtgtaatattccactgAGTGAATCTACCACAGTTTATTCAACCAGTGCTCTTATGATTAACTTAGTTGGGGTTCTTCCAGGTCTTTTATATTACAAACAGTGCTACAATGAATAGCTTCAATGAAAAACCAAGATCTACTAACTACTGGTCTGGTGCTCCTTTCATAATATCAGTGTAGTTATGGATTGCTTAGGATAAAGAGAAGAATCCTCCATACTAGAGCCAGTCAGGTATTTCTTTCAAAAGTTCTCATGaagaggaaaatgtaaaatggagtGAACAATCTTCATACACAATAGCTGTGGTTGATTATTATAAGAATGggcccggggcgcctggatgggatggttaagtgtccgattcttggggtgcctgggtggctcagtcattaagcgtctgccttcggctcaggtcatgatctcagggtcctgggatcaagccccacatcaggctccctgcttggcgggaagcctgcttctccctctcccactccccctgcttgtgttccctctctcgctgtgtctctctctgtcaaataaataaataaaatctttaaaaaaaaaaagtgtctggctcttgatctcagctcaggtctcaatttcagagtcatgagttcaagccccatattgggctccgagcccagcatggagtctacttagtaaaaggaaaaaaaaaaaaaagaatggccccAGTGAATCACTGATCCCTGGTTCCCAACCCCTTTGCAATGTGACATTGGAACTCTTCCCACGGAGTTTATTTCTCCACACCTTAAATCTGTGCTAGAAACAGTACACAAGTTCCAGCCTTTGCAACTTTCAACTTAAGAGATTTGGCAGTTCCACTTTCATACTCTTGGAACACTGAGACCCCACACTATGAACAATCCCAGGAGAATCAAGTTACCCCTGATGACAGCCAGCACTGCGAGACATGTCAGTGAGGCCATTTTGCACCCTCCAAACCCAGTTATATCATCAGATAACTGAAGTCACATGAGAGGTTCCAGGAAAGACCTGCAAAAGAACCATTCACATTGCCAACCGATACAACcgtatgaaataataaattttgggTCTAAGCCAGTAAGTTTTGGGATGGTTTGCTATGGGACAAGTTTCATGGGCTATTTGTTAAATAATAGTCTTCACTGTAGAAGAATAGCCCCACACTCCAATAAATCTTTCAAAGCAACTAATCAGAAAGCCTTCATTCTAACTGAACACCTTGGAAATATCTCTTGAGCAAGATAATCCCTGCCCTGCCCACTTCAAATGAGATCATGGatgtgaaagcactttgcaaaTGGGGAAGCATCCTACTAATCTCTATttgtccaattttttaaaaaatgctatgagCTTTCCAGAATATTGCTAAACCTGGGCAGCAGTACATGCATAAAATCAACATTAGATTCTCCTACCCTAGACGATCCCTACTAAGTCAGTGTTTCCTAAACTGTGCCCTCCATCCCGTGCTTGTCATCAAAGATTGATTGCTTAGGTGATCCCCAGtgatttcaaaggaaaaagagcTGAAACCATTTTGTGCACATATActctataaatttttaaattaaaaattatgacttTCATAGAAATCACAATTTATTCTTTATAATCATATCCTAGTGACTACACATGTATTACAAGGACTGCATATGTTTGTTCCAGCTAAATTATGTGACCAATCAGTTAATAGATGTGcttttcacttcatttttatgtaatttacaCATTACAGTTTTTGTTGGTtacattttcattctcttcattaTTAATATAGTACACATCCGATCTCAAATCTATGAAAGTAGATCAACGGCTTCAAAGCAGTTTTTGCAGTACTAAATtagtgagaaaaatattaaaaacattatatattatatatagtgaATAAGACAAATGAGAATACAAAATGTATACGCTGGCATAAATGTATCTGTgagtataataatttataaaacactgcaaaagaaaagaaaaaggaagaagaaatttggaaactAGCTGATTTGGGCCACAGAACCCAGGAAAGCTTCAGTATTTGAGAAAGCAAGAGTGAGGAGGGAGATTGAAAGTAGGAGAATTGGTTGAAAGCCTGTGTAAGAAGTAGTTAGGCTCTAAGATCCCTTCCCCATCTCATGCAGCCACAAAACAACCTCTCTTCCAATTGGATTTGGAAACAACGTTTTTATTTCCTATGG
Above is a genomic segment from Halichoerus grypus chromosome 11, mHalGry1.hap1.1, whole genome shotgun sequence containing:
- the FAM181B gene encoding protein FAM181B; this encodes MAVQAALLSTHPFVPFGFGGSPDGLGGAFGALDKGCCFEDDETGTPAGALLAGAEGGDVREATRDLLSFIDSASSNIKLALDKPGKSKRKVNHRKYLQKQIKRCSGLMGAAPPGPPSPGAADAPAKRPLAAPGAHTVAVPPHGKAAPRREASQAAAAASLQSRSLAALFDSLRHVPGGDERARGSVAAPVAGLGGAGAGGSGGDAAGPAGGTAVPGARKVPLRARNLPPSFFTEPSRAGGGGCGPSGPGVSLGDLEKGAEAVEFFELLGPDYGAGTEASVLLAAEPLDVFPTGAAVLRGPPELEPGLFEPPPAMVGSLLYSESWSAPGCPPTKKPPLAAPRGGLTLNEPLRSLYPSAADSPGGEDAPGLLASFAPFFSDCALPPPPPPHQVSYDYSAGYSRTAYSSLWRPDGVWEGAPGEEGAHRD